A genomic segment from Candidatus Desulfarcum epimagneticum encodes:
- a CDS encoding DNA-binding protein, with protein MPPKNRSLVVQETEIHITTKNKEDYICITDMLKAKDGDFFITDWLRNRNTLEFLSVWEKINNSNFNYGEFAIIKTRSGLNNFKISVKEWVKQTNAIGVFAKAGRYGGTFAHKDIAFEFGSWLSPEFKLYLIKEFQRLKEQEISSEHIEWDIKRTLTKAHYRIHSDAVSKYLVPPQISNIQAGHIYASEADLLNTALFGKTARQWRAKNPKKKGNIRDYATVEQLVVLASLESQNALLIEQGMEQINRIEILNKLARKQMLLLIENSSIKKLQ; from the coding sequence ATGCCCCCAAAAAACAGGAGCCTTGTAGTCCAAGAGACCGAAATACATATCACCACCAAAAACAAAGAAGACTATATTTGCATTACCGATATGCTCAAGGCAAAAGATGGTGATTTTTTTATTACCGACTGGTTGCGAAATCGTAATACACTGGAATTTTTAAGCGTATGGGAAAAAATCAACAATTCAAATTTTAATTATGGCGAATTCGCCATAATTAAAACCCGATCTGGACTTAACAACTTTAAAATCAGCGTAAAAGAATGGGTTAAACAAACCAACGCAATTGGTGTTTTTGCAAAAGCTGGCAGATACGGAGGCACATTCGCCCACAAAGACATCGCCTTTGAGTTTGGGTCTTGGTTAAGTCCGGAATTCAAACTTTATCTTATTAAAGAGTTCCAGCGTTTAAAAGAGCAGGAAATAAGTTCCGAACATATTGAATGGGATATTAAAAGGACATTAACAAAAGCCCATTATCGCATTCATTCAGACGCTGTCAGTAAATATCTTGTACCTCCTCAAATATCCAATATACAAGCCGGACATATCTACGCCTCCGAAGCTGATTTGTTGAATACGGCTCTTTTTGGCAAAACAGCCAGACAGTGGAGGGCCAAAAATCCAAAGAAAAAAGGTAATATTCGGGACTATGCAACGGTGGAACAATTAGTAGTGCTTGCAAGCCTCGAAAGCCAAAACGCACTTTTAATTGAACAGGGAATGGAACAGATAAATCGTATTGAAATTCTTAATAAATTAGCAAGAAAGCAAATGTTATTATTAATCGAAAATTCATCTATTAAAAAATTACAATAA
- a CDS encoding conserved hypothetical protein (Evidence 4 : Unknown function but conserved in other organisms): protein MMKKYANLRGKSGVDEYLITPTSIKIKFIKNPSVYVYNEMKPGRSHVSAMQGLALAGGGLGKYINRNIKGNYYSVE from the coding sequence ATGATGAAAAAATACGCAAATCTAAGAGGCAAATCAGGAGTGGACGAATATCTGATTACGCCGACATCCATCAAGATTAAATTTATTAAAAACCCAAGCGTTTACGTTTACAATGAAATGAAACCCGGAAGATCCCATGTTTCGGCGATGCAAGGGCTCGCTTTGGCGGGGGGAGGCTTGGGGAAATACATTAACCGGAACATAAAGGGAAATTATTATTCTGTGGAATAA
- a CDS encoding conserved hypothetical protein (Evidence 4 : Unknown function but conserved in other organisms), which yields MVARSGGVVNGDVGRKSKSPGECSPGLLVIKKAVRRRLEFFGSPDCPIERTFTTTVYFAPKPIKKHITHCKKYRNPINVAQEYADMINNGECQSQSDIARRFGISRVRVNQFMSLLKLDDEIITAVKNLGDPLSSQIVTERMLRPYINCSVIEQQRNLENIFKRNAV from the coding sequence ATGGTAGCCCGTTCAGGGGGTGTTGTCAATGGGGATGTGGGGCGGAAAAGCAAAAGCCCCGGGGAATGTTCCCCGGGGCTTTTGGTCATAAAAAAAGCCGTCCGAAGACGGCTTGAATTTTTTGGCTCCCCGGACTGTCCAATAGAAAGAACTTTTACGACAACGGTTTACTTTGCTCCAAAACCCATCAAAAAACATATAACCCATTGTAAAAAATACCGTAATCCGATTAACGTGGCACAAGAATATGCGGATATGATCAACAATGGAGAATGTCAATCACAATCAGACATCGCCAGAAGGTTTGGGATTTCCCGAGTTCGTGTTAACCAATTTATGAGCCTGTTAAAACTGGATGATGAAATTATTACGGCAGTCAAAAATCTTGGAGACCCCTTATCATCGCAGATAGTAACAGAACGAATGCTTAGGCCTTATATCAATTGCTCTGTGATTGAACAGCAAAGAAATCTTGAAAATATCTTTAAGAGGAACGCCGTCTGA
- a CDS encoding putative type III restriction-modification system HindVIP enzyme mod (Evidence 3 : Putative function from multiple computational evidences), producing MSKKFNEKLIELLKTDSRFVDDEGELLKAAVTDGAWKIDRELVKLLLGNPEIKDKFFDEIEGHWIFNINTFIEYVSDKNFLSNSYTRFRNKIGLNIDGKFLRERGEVSLVWPYKDCVLEGGQTKEEEKRKEIFFNEILAQDEIDRLFDPKVLTNWKRHTVDGEQKVTEIKRDEDGTIRENLIIKGNNLLALHTLKKQFRGKVKLIYIDPPYNTGNDSFGYNDNFNHSTWLTFMKNRLMVVKKLLTPNGFFCIQIDDREQAYLKVLCDEIFERENFVNCIAVKMSESSGKKMAHTAKRLPKIKEYILIYKNTKFAELNPVKIDKDKWDSEYKLFLENFTKSEKEYLDRLLMTEKENRDSKHEERLDEIFSKVQLVSIDKKIDELNIKKNEQLLWLHKNAYRITRSAAGENVKRLTDEKRKKNLNKIFCVFSVRDKIPYIVKADYPEETKNPRVQLLFAEDHLKTGLCDLWYDIKTTGLENEGSNTLKNGKKPEKILQRLIKLATTENDLVLDYHLGSGTTCAVAHKMGRRYIGIEQLYYGNNDSVIRLQNVIDGDQSGISDSVNWQGGGDFIYCELMKYNEAFIDKIQAAESSEQLVEVWKNISENSFLNWYVNPEMPEEAVNDFIEICKSQNGLEKQKRRLAELLNKNQLYVNLSEIDDEDFKVSEEDKKMNRSFYGEDA from the coding sequence ATGTCAAAAAAATTTAATGAAAAATTGATTGAACTTCTGAAAACGGATTCCCGGTTTGTGGACGATGAGGGGGAGTTGCTAAAGGCGGCGGTGACAGATGGGGCATGGAAGATTGACAGGGAACTGGTGAAGTTGTTGCTTGGGAATCCCGAAATAAAGGATAAATTTTTTGACGAGATTGAAGGACACTGGATTTTCAATATCAACACCTTTATCGAATACGTATCCGACAAGAATTTCTTGTCCAACTCCTACACCCGGTTCAGAAACAAGATCGGTCTGAATATTGACGGCAAATTTTTGCGGGAACGAGGCGAGGTGTCTCTTGTCTGGCCTTATAAGGATTGTGTGCTGGAAGGCGGGCAGACCAAGGAGGAAGAAAAGCGCAAGGAAATATTTTTCAATGAAATTTTGGCCCAGGATGAGATTGACCGGCTTTTTGATCCAAAGGTGTTGACCAACTGGAAACGGCACACGGTTGACGGGGAGCAAAAGGTTACGGAGATCAAACGGGATGAGGATGGAACGATCCGGGAAAATTTGATTATCAAGGGGAATAATCTTCTGGCGTTGCATACGCTGAAAAAGCAGTTTCGGGGCAAGGTTAAGCTGATTTATATTGATCCGCCGTATAATACTGGAAATGATTCTTTTGGTTATAATGATAATTTTAATCATTCTACTTGGCTTACTTTTATGAAGAATCGTTTAATGGTAGTAAAAAAATTGTTAACCCCAAATGGTTTTTTTTGTATTCAAATAGATGATAGAGAGCAGGCCTATTTAAAAGTTTTATGCGATGAAATATTTGAAAGAGAGAATTTTGTAAATTGTATCGCTGTGAAAATGTCAGAAAGTTCGGGAAAAAAAATGGCGCATACAGCAAAAAGACTACCTAAAATAAAAGAATATATACTTATTTATAAAAACACAAAATTTGCAGAATTGAATCCCGTAAAAATTGATAAAGACAAATGGGACAGTGAATATAAGTTATTTTTAGAGAATTTTACAAAAAGTGAAAAAGAATATTTAGACAGATTGCTGATGACAGAAAAAGAAAATAGAGATTCAAAACACGAGGAAAGATTGGATGAAATATTTTCAAAAGTGCAATTAGTCAGTATTGACAAAAAAATAGATGAATTAAATATCAAAAAGAATGAGCAGTTACTGTGGTTGCATAAAAATGCATACAGGATTACCAGAAGTGCTGCGGGAGAAAATGTAAAAAGATTAACTGACGAGAAACGAAAGAAAAATCTAAATAAAATTTTTTGTGTTTTTTCTGTGCGTGATAAAATACCATATATTGTTAAAGCAGATTATCCCGAAGAAACGAAGAACCCACGTGTTCAATTATTATTCGCAGAAGATCATCTAAAAACTGGATTATGCGATTTATGGTATGATATTAAAACGACGGGTTTAGAAAATGAGGGTAGCAATACTTTAAAAAATGGGAAAAAGCCCGAAAAAATATTACAAAGATTAATAAAACTGGCAACTACTGAGAACGATTTAGTTCTTGATTATCATCTTGGCAGTGGCACAACTTGTGCTGTAGCTCATAAAATGGGGCGGCGATACATTGGTATTGAACAATTGTATTACGGAAACAATGATAGTGTTATAAGACTCCAAAACGTCATTGATGGCGATCAATCCGGTATCTCGGATTCTGTCAACTGGCAAGGCGGCGGCGACTTCATTTACTGCGAGCTGATGAAATACAACGAAGCCTTTATTGATAAGATTCAAGCCGCTGAATCATCCGAACAACTTGTGGAGGTTTGGAAAAACATATCTGAAAATTCTTTTTTGAATTGGTATGTCAATCCTGAAATGCCGGAAGAGGCGGTCAATGATTTTATCGAGATCTGCAAATCTCAAAACGGGCTGGAGAAGCAAAAGAGGCGGCTTGCGGAATTGCTGAACAAAAATCAGCTTTACGTAAACCTTTCGGAAATAGACGATGAGGATTTTAAAGTCAGCGAAGAAGATAAAAAAATGAATCGGTCATTTTACGGGGAGGATGCGTAA